From a single Mycolicibacterium mengxianglii genomic region:
- the mscL gene encoding large-conductance mechanosensitive channel protein MscL: protein MLKGFKEFIARGNIVDLSVAVVIGTAFTGLVTAFTQNVVQPLIDRIGAGPDKEYGILQIPLGGGQFVDLNAVLSAAINFVLVAAVVYFVIVLPYKKLRERGQVEQAQDTELSIMTEIRDILYDANGGTPGKHVTGPGTGPSPDTAETTSGDRN, encoded by the coding sequence ATGCTGAAAGGGTTCAAAGAATTCATTGCGCGCGGGAACATCGTCGACCTGTCGGTGGCCGTCGTCATCGGCACGGCGTTCACCGGACTGGTCACCGCGTTCACTCAGAACGTCGTGCAACCACTGATCGACAGAATCGGCGCGGGACCGGACAAGGAGTACGGCATCCTGCAGATTCCGCTCGGGGGAGGTCAGTTCGTCGATCTGAATGCGGTGCTGTCCGCCGCGATCAACTTCGTCCTGGTGGCGGCGGTGGTGTATTTCGTCATCGTGCTGCCCTACAAGAAACTGCGGGAGCGCGGTCAGGTCGAGCAGGCACAAGACACTGAGCTGAGCATCATGACCGAGATCCGCGACATCCTCTACGACGCGAACGGCGGCACCCCCGGAAAGCACGTAACGGGCCCGGGAACCGGACCCTCTCCGGACACCGCCGAGACCACCAGCGGCGACAGAAACTAG
- the glp gene encoding molybdotransferase-like divisome protein Glp gives MRSVEEQQARVQAAAVAPRPVRVAIAEAQGLMCAEEVVTERPLPGFDQAAIDGYAVRSVDVLGVGGSDDEGDIAGGQISLPVMGTIEAGTKTPSRLQPRQAARVQTGAPMPILADAVLPLRWTDGGQSRVRVLRGVRSGAYVRRTGDDVQPGDVAVRAGTIVGAAQVGLLAAVGRDRVLVHPRPRLSVLSVGGELVDVSRSPGTGQVYDVNSYALAAAGRDAGAEVNRVGIVDSDPKKLREVVEGQLSRAEIVVIAGAVGGAAAEGVRAVLSELGEMEVTRIAMHPGSVQGFGQLGRDGVPVFLLPANPVSALVVFEVMVRPLIRLSLGKRQPLRRVVQARTLSPISSVTGRKGFLRGQLMRDQDTGEYLVQALGGAPGSSSHLLATLAEANCLVVVPSEVEQLRTGETVDVAFLAQRG, from the coding sequence GTGCGTTCGGTGGAGGAGCAACAGGCGCGGGTGCAGGCAGCTGCCGTGGCCCCGCGTCCGGTTCGAGTGGCGATCGCCGAGGCGCAGGGGCTGATGTGCGCCGAAGAGGTGGTGACCGAGCGTCCGCTGCCGGGCTTCGACCAGGCCGCGATCGACGGTTATGCGGTGCGGAGCGTGGATGTCCTCGGCGTCGGTGGCTCCGATGACGAGGGTGATATCGCCGGTGGTCAGATCAGTCTGCCGGTGATGGGGACGATCGAGGCCGGCACCAAGACGCCGAGCCGACTGCAGCCGCGCCAGGCCGCACGAGTGCAGACCGGTGCGCCGATGCCCATCCTGGCCGACGCGGTGCTGCCACTGCGCTGGACCGATGGCGGGCAGTCGCGGGTACGGGTGCTGCGCGGGGTGCGCTCGGGCGCTTATGTGCGGCGCACCGGCGACGACGTGCAGCCCGGCGACGTCGCTGTGCGCGCAGGCACGATCGTCGGCGCTGCCCAGGTCGGGTTGTTGGCCGCGGTCGGCCGGGACCGGGTGTTGGTGCACCCGCGCCCGCGGCTGTCGGTGCTGTCGGTGGGCGGGGAGTTGGTCGACGTGTCGCGGTCCCCGGGTACCGGGCAGGTGTACGACGTGAACTCCTACGCGCTGGCGGCCGCCGGTCGCGACGCCGGCGCTGAGGTCAATCGTGTCGGCATCGTCGACAGCGATCCCAAGAAGCTGCGCGAGGTGGTCGAAGGGCAACTCAGCCGCGCCGAGATCGTGGTGATCGCCGGGGCGGTGGGCGGAGCCGCCGCCGAGGGAGTGCGGGCGGTGCTGTCCGAGCTCGGTGAGATGGAGGTCACCCGGATCGCGATGCACCCCGGCTCGGTCCAGGGATTCGGCCAGTTGGGCCGCGACGGGGTGCCGGTGTTCCTGTTACCGGCCAACCCCGTCAGCGCGCTGGTGGTGTTCGAAGTGATGGTGCGGCCGTTGATCCGGCTCTCGCTGGGCAAGCGCCAGCCGTTGCGTCGGGTGGTCCAGGCGCGCACGTTGTCACCGATCTCGTCGGTCACGGGACGCAAGGGCTTTCTGCGCGGTCAGTTGATGCGCGATCAGGACACCGGTGAGTACCTGGTGCAGGCACTCGGCGGGGCTCCGGGCTCGTCGTCACACCTGCTGGCGACGCTGGCCGAGGCCAACTGCCTGGTGGTGGTGCCCAGTGAGGTCGAGCAGCTGCGCACCGGGGAGACCGTCGACGTCGCGTTCCTGGCGCAGCGCGGCTGA
- a CDS encoding 5-formyltetrahydrofolate cyclo-ligase: MSATTKSQLRTQLLAARRAVPDIVRQAEATALKTHVLALVELADTICAFVPMRSEPGSTELLDALAEAGVRVLLPITRPARDGAPTPLAWGVYTPGDLVPAAFGILEPAGDTLPPATVAQAGVVLVPALAVDRRGVRLGRGAGYYDRSLPLRNPVARLIAVVRDTELVDELPAEPHDVPMTDALTPGLGLVRLGATGE; this comes from the coding sequence GTGAGCGCAACGACAAAATCACAGTTGCGTACGCAACTACTCGCCGCGCGCCGAGCGGTGCCCGACATTGTTCGCCAGGCAGAGGCGACGGCGCTCAAGACGCATGTCCTCGCGTTGGTGGAGCTGGCAGACACCATTTGCGCGTTTGTGCCGATGCGGTCAGAACCCGGATCGACGGAGTTGCTGGACGCCTTGGCCGAGGCCGGCGTCCGGGTGTTGCTGCCGATCACCCGGCCCGCCCGCGACGGCGCACCCACGCCGCTGGCGTGGGGTGTCTACACCCCGGGCGACCTGGTGCCCGCAGCCTTCGGGATCCTCGAACCCGCAGGTGACACCCTCCCCCCGGCTACCGTCGCGCAGGCCGGGGTCGTGCTCGTGCCCGCGCTCGCCGTGGACCGCCGCGGCGTGCGACTGGGCCGCGGGGCCGGCTACTACGACAGGTCCCTGCCGCTGCGAAACCCGGTTGCCAGGCTGATTGCCGTCGTCCGCGACACCGAACTGGTTGACGAACTGCCCGCCGAACCCCACGATGTGCCGATGACGGACGCCCTGACTCCCGGGTTGGGCCTGGTGCGGCTGGGGGCCACCGGGGAATGA
- the sepX gene encoding divisome protein SepX/GlpR, which produces MPSIPQSLLWISLVVLWLFVLVPMLINRRDTVRRTSDVALATRVLNSGGRAARLIRRGKPAAGHRTDPEWRPEDELEDYDEDETGPVVVTGKPLRGRAVVVVTSVAEEVESEYLDVDVVDMDSGALPVAKVVRPEKVSTPDPEQAEELPLEFEQPAAAQDEPVAEHDAEPVAEADDSEAAMADDEYEYIDDTSGLEAEADPPTTATPAASRTRRYESKTAAAVSARKYQFRKRTLMTMAVLLLASGAAAYLWSTTMWYLCATIGAITLLYLAYLRRQTRIEERLRRRRMQRMARSRLGVENTVDHELNVVPARLRRPGAAVLEIDDEDPVFEHLEYVPFAREYDLPKAAGQ; this is translated from the coding sequence ATGCCAAGCATCCCCCAGTCATTGCTCTGGATTTCACTCGTTGTGCTCTGGCTGTTCGTGCTGGTGCCCATGCTCATCAACAGGCGTGACACCGTGCGGCGAACCAGTGATGTCGCCCTGGCCACCCGCGTCCTCAACAGCGGCGGCCGCGCCGCGCGGTTGATCAGGCGTGGCAAGCCCGCCGCCGGCCACCGCACCGACCCCGAGTGGCGGCCCGAGGACGAACTCGAGGACTACGACGAGGACGAGACCGGGCCGGTGGTCGTCACCGGCAAACCGTTACGGGGCCGTGCCGTCGTCGTCGTGACCTCCGTCGCTGAAGAAGTCGAGTCCGAATACCTCGACGTCGACGTGGTCGACATGGACTCGGGCGCACTTCCGGTCGCCAAAGTGGTTCGCCCGGAAAAGGTTTCGACACCGGATCCCGAGCAGGCGGAAGAGCTGCCGCTGGAGTTCGAGCAGCCGGCGGCCGCGCAGGACGAGCCCGTGGCCGAGCATGACGCCGAGCCCGTGGCAGAGGCGGACGATTCCGAGGCCGCCATGGCCGACGACGAGTACGAGTACATCGACGACACCTCCGGCCTGGAAGCCGAAGCCGACCCGCCGACCACCGCAACCCCGGCCGCGTCCCGCACCCGCCGCTACGAGTCGAAGACCGCGGCGGCTGTCAGCGCACGCAAGTACCAGTTCCGCAAGCGGACACTGATGACGATGGCCGTACTGCTGCTCGCTTCGGGGGCCGCGGCGTATCTGTGGTCGACGACGATGTGGTACCTCTGCGCCACCATCGGTGCCATCACCCTGTTGTACCTGGCGTATCTGCGCCGCCAGACACGCATCGAGGAGCGGCTGCGCCGCCGCCGCATGCAGCGGATGGCGCGCTCACGCCTGGGCGTGGAGAACACCGTGGATCACGAGCTCAACGTCGTCCCGGCACGGCTGCGGCGTCCCGGCGCGGCCGTGCTGGAGATCGACGACGAGGATCCCGTCTTCGAGCATCTGGAGTACGTACCGTTCGCCCGCGAATACGACCTGCCCAAGGCCGCGGGGCAGTGA
- a CDS encoding MspA family porin encodes MKVIGRVLVALIASIAALFASTGTSHAGLDNELSLVDGQGRTLTIQQWDTFLNGVFPLDRNRLTREWFHSGKAVYAVTGEGSDDFEGVLELGYQVGFPWSLGVGINFSYTTPNIALDSGFDVLNPLGGFAVVTPPLFPGVSISADLGNGPGIQEVATFSVDVAGANGAVAVSNAHGTVTGAAGGVLLRPYARLISSAGDSVTTYGEPWNMN; translated from the coding sequence ATGAAGGTAATCGGTCGGGTGCTGGTGGCGTTGATCGCCTCCATCGCGGCGTTGTTCGCGAGCACGGGCACCTCGCATGCTGGTTTGGACAATGAGCTGAGCCTGGTGGACGGTCAGGGTCGCACCCTGACGATCCAGCAGTGGGACACGTTCCTCAATGGTGTTTTCCCGCTCGACCGCAACCGCCTGACTCGTGAGTGGTTCCACTCCGGCAAGGCTGTGTACGCGGTGACCGGCGAGGGTTCGGACGACTTCGAGGGCGTGCTGGAACTGGGTTACCAGGTCGGCTTCCCGTGGTCGCTGGGCGTCGGCATCAACTTCAGCTACACCACCCCGAACATCGCCCTGGACTCCGGCTTCGACGTGCTAAACCCCCTCGGTGGTTTCGCCGTCGTGACCCCGCCGCTGTTCCCCGGCGTCTCGATCTCCGCTGACCTCGGCAACGGCCCCGGCATCCAGGAAGTCGCCACCTTCTCCGTGGACGTCGCCGGTGCCAACGGTGCGGTCGCAGTCTCCAACGCTCACGGCACCGTCACCGGTGCAGCGGGTGGCGTACTGCTGCGTCCCTACGCTCGGTTGATCTCCTCGGCCGGTGACAGCGTGACCACCTACGGCGAACCCTGGAACATGAACTGA
- a CDS encoding MspA family porin encodes MKVIGRVLVALIASIAALFASTGTSHAGLDNELSLVDGQGRTLTIQQWDTFLNGVFPLDRNRLTREWFHSGKAVYAVTGEGSDDFEGVLELGYQVGFPWSLGVGINFSYTTPNIALDSGFDVLDPVGGFAIVTPPLFPGVSISADLGNGPGIQEVATFSVDVAGANGAVAVSNAHGTVTGAAGGVLLRPYARLISSAGDSVTTYGEPWNMN; translated from the coding sequence ATGAAGGTAATCGGTCGGGTGCTGGTGGCGTTGATCGCCTCCATCGCGGCGTTGTTCGCGAGCACGGGCACCTCGCATGCTGGTTTGGACAATGAGCTGAGCCTGGTGGACGGTCAGGGTCGTACCCTGACGATCCAGCAGTGGGACACGTTCCTCAATGGTGTTTTCCCGCTCGACCGCAACCGCCTGACTCGTGAGTGGTTCCACTCCGGCAAGGCTGTGTACGCGGTGACCGGCGAGGGTTCGGACGACTTCGAGGGCGTGCTGGAACTGGGTTACCAGGTCGGCTTCCCGTGGTCGCTGGGCGTCGGCATCAACTTCAGCTACACCACCCCGAACATCGCACTGGACTCCGGCTTCGACGTGCTGGACCCCGTCGGTGGTTTCGCCATCGTGACCCCGCCGCTGTTCCCCGGCGTCTCGATCTCCGCTGACCTCGGCAACGGCCCCGGCATCCAGGAAGTCGCCACCTTCTCCGTGGACGTCGCCGGTGCCAACGGTGCGGTCGCAGTCTCCAACGCTCACGGCACCGTCACCGGTGCAGCGGGTGGCGTACTGCTGCGTCCCTACGCTCGGCTGATCTCCTCGGCCGGTGACAGCGTGACCACCTACGGCGAGCCCTGGAACATGAACTAG
- a CDS encoding LamG domain-containing protein, whose amino-acid sequence MTETDMYPDLLRLTGYASKWSVEQGQDVDFFVHCDGPDSYRAELVKLIHGDTHPSGPGFKEERIDSPANGSYPARTQTIHAGSYGLVLDRQPLRVDSFTLQCWIWPTMPTKVDGYWSPGEQMIAGKWSDGTGYGLFLDLQGRVCLRINDQTLTAAQPVRDRAWHFLAATYDAATGHAVLHHEPQIRYALDPAPEPVEAEFVDRVVHTAVPFTFAARPAGTEPDAASLQPHGWVMTDHYNGKIDAVRLSRRVLTRLEIETMKLGAAPGMDERRGVGPSPDLGAPMVAAWDFGLEIPTRTIVDCGPYRLDGELVGMPARGMTGHNWSGAQVSWNVDHREYGAIHFHDDDVDDARWDVDFTLTVPSDLPSAVYAVKLTTADGDEDYIPFMVRTPLGEPQAKIAVIMSTIDYMAYANEHQASNFGSVEALLYRTPIMAPQNIFLSVHREYGYSLYDTHADGSGVHISSRLRPILNVRPKYDSWLTQSPWQFNADLHLIDWLTELGYEFDVITDEDISYDGLERVEGYNVLITGSHPEHKDGHYLDVIQAYKERGGRLMYMGGDGFYWRHTFHPAYGRGEVTELRRCESGIRPWQAQPGEYYHQSDGKLGGMWRFLGRDMAAVSGTSMVAQGFDISTYFKRTPESEDPRVAWAFEGISYDERLGDFGLVGGGAAGAELDTVDTTLGSPPHTLLVATSAGLHTDAYLTVTELILTNAPGHTGTQNPRIRADMAFHETPNGGGVWSFSSISYCGSLSHNNYDNNISKLTANVLNRFMVDGPLPEPDPSQIHPRGRFASTPALNFHLPEELPY is encoded by the coding sequence GTGACTGAGACTGACATGTACCCGGACCTGCTGAGACTCACCGGATACGCCAGCAAGTGGTCGGTCGAGCAGGGCCAGGACGTCGACTTCTTCGTCCACTGCGACGGACCGGACTCCTACCGCGCCGAACTGGTCAAGTTGATCCACGGCGACACCCACCCGAGTGGACCGGGGTTCAAGGAAGAGCGCATCGACTCGCCGGCCAACGGCAGCTACCCCGCCCGCACCCAGACGATCCACGCCGGCTCCTACGGCCTGGTGCTCGACCGCCAACCGCTGCGGGTGGACAGTTTCACCTTGCAGTGCTGGATCTGGCCCACCATGCCCACCAAGGTCGACGGGTACTGGTCACCCGGTGAGCAGATGATCGCCGGAAAGTGGTCCGATGGAACCGGATACGGGCTGTTTCTCGATCTGCAGGGCCGGGTGTGCCTGCGGATCAACGATCAGACCCTGACGGCGGCGCAGCCGGTACGGGACCGGGCCTGGCATTTCCTGGCCGCCACCTACGACGCCGCCACCGGCCATGCGGTGCTCCACCACGAACCGCAGATCCGGTACGCGCTCGATCCGGCACCGGAGCCCGTCGAGGCCGAGTTCGTCGATCGGGTCGTGCACACCGCGGTGCCGTTCACCTTCGCCGCTCGCCCGGCAGGCACCGAACCCGACGCCGCCTCGCTGCAGCCCCACGGCTGGGTGATGACCGACCACTACAACGGCAAGATCGACGCAGTGCGGCTGAGTCGCCGGGTGCTCACCAGGCTCGAGATCGAAACCATGAAACTCGGGGCCGCACCGGGGATGGATGAGCGGCGCGGCGTCGGACCGTCTCCTGATCTCGGCGCACCCATGGTCGCCGCCTGGGATTTCGGGCTGGAGATCCCCACCCGGACGATCGTCGACTGCGGCCCCTACCGCCTCGACGGGGAACTCGTCGGCATGCCGGCACGTGGCATGACGGGTCACAACTGGAGCGGTGCCCAGGTGTCCTGGAATGTCGACCACCGTGAGTACGGCGCGATCCACTTCCACGACGACGATGTCGACGACGCCCGCTGGGACGTGGACTTCACCCTGACGGTGCCCAGCGACCTGCCCAGCGCGGTATACGCCGTCAAACTCACCACGGCCGACGGCGATGAGGACTACATCCCGTTCATGGTGCGCACCCCGCTGGGTGAGCCGCAGGCCAAGATCGCCGTCATCATGTCGACCATCGACTACATGGCGTATGCCAACGAACACCAGGCCAGCAACTTCGGCAGTGTGGAGGCGCTGCTGTACCGGACACCGATCATGGCGCCCCAGAACATCTTTCTGTCCGTGCACCGGGAGTACGGGTATTCGCTCTACGACACCCATGCCGACGGATCCGGGGTGCACATCTCGTCGCGACTGCGCCCGATCCTCAACGTCCGGCCCAAATACGATTCGTGGCTCACCCAGTCGCCATGGCAGTTCAACGCCGACCTGCACCTGATCGACTGGCTCACCGAGCTCGGTTACGAGTTCGACGTCATCACCGACGAGGACATCAGCTATGACGGCCTCGAGCGGGTCGAGGGCTACAACGTGCTGATCACCGGCTCCCACCCGGAGCACAAGGACGGCCACTACCTCGACGTGATCCAGGCTTACAAGGAGCGCGGCGGACGCCTGATGTACATGGGCGGTGACGGTTTCTACTGGCGGCACACCTTCCATCCGGCCTATGGCCGAGGCGAGGTCACCGAACTGCGGCGCTGCGAGTCCGGGATCCGGCCCTGGCAGGCGCAGCCCGGTGAGTACTACCACCAGAGCGACGGCAAGCTCGGCGGCATGTGGCGATTCCTCGGCCGCGATATGGCCGCGGTCAGCGGAACATCGATGGTGGCACAGGGATTCGACATCTCGACCTACTTCAAGCGGACACCGGAAAGTGAAGACCCGCGGGTGGCGTGGGCGTTCGAGGGCATCTCCTATGACGAGCGTCTCGGCGATTTCGGGTTGGTGGGCGGCGGCGCGGCCGGCGCCGAACTGGACACCGTCGACACCACTTTGGGATCACCACCGCACACCTTGCTGGTCGCGACATCGGCGGGTCTGCATACCGACGCCTACCTGACGGTGACGGAGTTGATCCTCACCAACGCACCCGGGCACACCGGCACCCAGAACCCGCGAATCCGCGCCGACATGGCGTTTCACGAAACCCCCAACGGAGGAGGGGTGTGGTCGTTCAGCTCGATCTCCTACTGCGGCAGCCTGTCGCACAACAACTACGACAACAACATCTCGAAGCTCACGGCCAACGTGCTCAACCGCTTCATGGTCGACGGCCCGCTGCCCGAGCCCGACCCGTCGCAGATACACCCGCGGGGCCGGTTCGCCTCCACACCCGCGCTGAACTTCCACCTGCCCGAAGAACTCCCATACTGA
- a CDS encoding GNAT family N-acetyltransferase, with the protein MSLWRSNSLHPGWPEVAGPLRVRAGVIRLRPIRMRDAAAWSRIRIADRQFLEPWEPTADLDWPVRHSISAWPTVCSGLRGEARRGRMLPYVIELDGQFAGQLTVGNVTHGALRSAWIGYWVHSAVTGGGVATGALALGLDHCFGPVRLHRVEATVRPENAASRQVLAKAGFREEGLLRRYLDVDGAWRDHLLVAMTVEEIHGSVTSSLVRAGRAQWM; encoded by the coding sequence ATGAGCCTGTGGCGGTCGAACTCCCTGCACCCAGGGTGGCCGGAGGTCGCCGGGCCGCTGCGGGTGCGCGCCGGGGTGATCCGGTTACGCCCGATCCGGATGCGCGACGCGGCCGCGTGGAGCCGGATCCGGATCGCCGACCGGCAGTTCCTGGAGCCGTGGGAGCCCACCGCTGATCTGGATTGGCCTGTGCGGCATTCGATTTCAGCGTGGCCAACGGTGTGCTCGGGATTACGTGGCGAGGCGCGCCGGGGGCGGATGCTGCCCTATGTCATCGAACTGGACGGCCAGTTCGCCGGTCAGCTCACCGTCGGCAACGTCACCCATGGCGCGCTGCGTTCGGCGTGGATCGGCTACTGGGTGCACAGCGCGGTGACGGGCGGCGGGGTGGCCACCGGTGCGCTGGCGCTGGGCCTGGATCACTGCTTCGGCCCGGTCCGGCTGCATCGCGTCGAGGCCACGGTACGGCCGGAGAATGCGGCGAGCCGGCAGGTGCTGGCGAAAGCGGGCTTCCGCGAGGAGGGCCTGCTGCGGCGCTACCTCGATGTCGACGGTGCCTGGCGCGACCACCTGCTGGTGGCGATGACGGTCGAAGAGATCCACGGCTCGGTGACCTCCTCGCTGGTGCGGGCGGGCCGCGCGCAGTGGATGTAG
- a CDS encoding SAF domain-containing protein has protein sequence MGHGRAESVDPTLATRIRHVLQPDWVHSIRARRIAAGVLVLLAGAAAVRPDPADAHTATVVAIKDLTPGVVLTASDVHTESRLTATLPEGAQTQLDAVVGATPAGPVRRGEILTDVRLLGPRLTEAAAGPDARVVPLQLAQSAVLDVVREGDVVDIVAAPQSDPDPAAAPRVVATDAVVVLVSAERGGIGAGDRVVLVALPAASATAVAAATLVHTLTLTLH, from the coding sequence ATGGGACACGGCCGCGCGGAATCTGTTGACCCCACCCTCGCGACGCGGATTCGCCATGTGTTGCAACCCGATTGGGTGCATTCCATCCGGGCCAGGCGCATCGCAGCCGGGGTGCTCGTCCTACTCGCCGGCGCGGCGGCGGTGCGTCCTGATCCGGCCGACGCACACACCGCAACGGTGGTTGCCATCAAGGACCTGACCCCGGGTGTGGTGCTGACCGCATCCGATGTGCACACCGAAAGCCGCTTGACGGCAACACTTCCCGAGGGTGCGCAGACACAACTCGACGCTGTGGTCGGCGCGACGCCGGCCGGTCCGGTGCGTCGCGGCGAGATACTGACCGATGTTCGGCTGCTGGGCCCGCGACTGACCGAGGCCGCTGCCGGGCCGGACGCGCGCGTGGTGCCCCTGCAGTTGGCGCAAAGCGCTGTGCTCGACGTGGTGCGCGAAGGTGACGTGGTCGATATCGTCGCCGCCCCGCAATCAGACCCCGACCCCGCCGCAGCTCCCCGAGTGGTCGCCACCGACGCCGTGGTGGTGCTGGTGTCGGCGGAACGCGGTGGCATCGGCGCCGGGGACCGCGTCGTCCTGGTCGCGCTGCCGGCGGCCTCGGCTACCGCTGTTGCGGCAGCGACCCTGGTTCATACTCTGACGCTGACCCTGCATTGA
- a CDS encoding N,N-dimethylformamidase, small subunit, translated as MIPIPQDDATRQKMRAAVEASVEDFHGVPGFSVVRTERPGTAIGAHGGIQDDMQLDRVLTRMRMQPAGAFGGKFVIICTKPEQEWRIARMSAVRGVPPKFIDDRVFTDEQAAQAEIFAMRLEQYPAEDGMPEHVTPAWKARGENWS; from the coding sequence ATGATCCCGATACCCCAGGACGACGCCACCCGACAGAAGATGCGCGCGGCGGTCGAGGCGAGCGTCGAGGACTTCCACGGAGTGCCGGGTTTCTCCGTGGTCCGTACCGAGCGGCCGGGCACCGCCATCGGCGCGCACGGCGGCATCCAGGACGATATGCAACTCGACCGGGTGCTGACCCGGATGCGGATGCAGCCGGCCGGCGCCTTCGGCGGCAAGTTCGTCATCATCTGCACCAAGCCCGAGCAGGAGTGGCGGATCGCCCGGATGTCCGCGGTTCGCGGCGTGCCCCCCAAATTCATCGACGACCGGGTGTTCACCGACGAACAGGCCGCCCAGGCGGAGATCTTCGCGATGCGGTTGGAGCAGTACCCCGCTGAGGACGGAATGCCGGAGCACGTCACCCCGGCGTGGAAGGCCCGAGGGGAGAACTGGTCGTGA
- a CDS encoding UTP--glucose-1-phosphate uridylyltransferase, translated as MNAPQVPIPRTAIVPAAGMGTRFLPATKTVPKELLPVVDTPGIELVAAEAAEAGAERLVIVTSEGKDSVVAHFVEDLVLEGRLEARGKKAMLEKVRRAPALIKVESVIQHKPLGLGHAVGCVESTLAPDEDAVAVLLPDDLVLPTGVLEIMSKVRAKRGGSVLCAFEVPEDEISAYGVFDVETVPDAANPNVLKVLGMVEKPKAEDAPSLYAAAGRYVLDRAIFDALRRVDKGVGGEIQLTDAIALLIADGHPVHVVVHRGSRHDLGNPGGYLKAAVDFALDRDDYGPELRSWLVARLGLGEQ; from the coding sequence ATGAACGCACCTCAGGTACCGATTCCGCGCACAGCGATTGTGCCCGCAGCAGGTATGGGAACTCGCTTTCTGCCCGCCACGAAGACGGTGCCCAAAGAGTTGCTGCCGGTAGTCGACACTCCGGGCATCGAACTGGTTGCTGCCGAAGCTGCCGAGGCGGGTGCCGAGCGCCTGGTGATCGTGACCTCTGAAGGCAAGGACAGTGTGGTCGCGCACTTCGTCGAGGATCTGGTGCTCGAGGGCCGACTGGAGGCCCGGGGCAAGAAAGCGATGCTGGAGAAGGTCCGTCGGGCGCCGGCGCTGATCAAGGTCGAGTCGGTGATCCAGCACAAGCCACTGGGTCTCGGTCACGCCGTCGGCTGCGTCGAGTCAACGCTGGCCCCGGACGAGGACGCGGTCGCGGTGCTGCTGCCCGACGACCTGGTACTGCCCACCGGCGTGCTGGAGATCATGTCGAAGGTGCGTGCCAAACGGGGTGGCTCCGTGCTGTGTGCCTTCGAAGTGCCCGAAGACGAGATCAGCGCCTACGGCGTCTTCGACGTAGAGACCGTGCCCGATGCGGCGAACCCCAACGTGCTGAAGGTGTTGGGCATGGTGGAGAAGCCCAAGGCCGAGGATGCGCCGTCGCTGTACGCCGCTGCCGGGCGCTACGTCCTGGACCGCGCGATCTTCGATGCGCTGCGTCGCGTGGACAAGGGTGTGGGCGGAGAAATCCAGCTCACCGACGCAATCGCCCTGCTGATCGCCGACGGGCATCCGGTCCATGTCGTAGTGCACCGGGGGTCTCGACACGACCTGGGAAATCCCGGCGGCTACCTTAAGGCTGCGGTTGACTTTGCCTTGGACCGCGATGATTACGGCCCGGAACTACGCAGCTGGCTGGTTGCGCGATTGGGGCTGGGCGAGCAGTAG
- a CDS encoding FmdB family zinc ribbon protein, which yields MPTYSYACTECGDRFDAVQTFSDDALTTCTKCNGRLRKLFNSVGVVFKGSGFYRTDSRESSKSSSSASSSSSSSESSSGEKSSGSSDKGSSDKGSSDKGSSDKGSSDKGSADKKSTPAAPAAASS from the coding sequence GTGCCGACCTACAGCTACGCATGTACCGAGTGCGGCGACCGTTTCGACGCGGTGCAGACCTTCTCCGACGACGCGTTGACCACCTGCACCAAGTGCAACGGCCGGTTGCGCAAGTTGTTCAACTCCGTTGGTGTGGTCTTCAAGGGCAGCGGCTTCTACCGCACGGACAGCCGCGAAAGCAGCAAGAGTTCCTCGAGCGCCTCGTCTTCGTCGTCGAGCTCGGAATCCAGCTCGGGTGAAAAGTCCTCGGGTTCAAGCGACAAGGGCTCAAGCGATAAGGGCTCAAGCGATAAGGGCTCAAGCGACAAGGGTTCCAGCGACAAGGGCTCGGCCGACAAGAAGTCGACTCCTGCGGCTCCGGCAGCAGCGTCGAGCTAG